From the genome of Flavobacterium luteolum, one region includes:
- a CDS encoding rhomboid family intramembrane serine protease — MSDTNFKFSNSVIGLPLFFVLFLWVVYWLQIRFDFDFYRYGIYPRDLIGLRGVLFSPFIHENLDHLYNNSIPLLILLAAMQFFYPKQTLGVIGYGILFSGLITWIVGRENFHIGASGLIYVLVSFIFFKGIQTKYYRLVALSLTVILLYGGMIWYVFPDVDQSISWEGHLAGLITGFVLSLFYKAPEYAKPIVYDWQRPDFDPDSDPFMKHFDANGNFVVFANEEEEDDLGYFLSSHPVNYIVTKKEAPEEDVTQ, encoded by the coding sequence ATGAGCGATACTAACTTTAAGTTTTCAAATTCGGTTATTGGACTCCCATTATTTTTTGTCCTTTTTTTATGGGTTGTGTATTGGCTTCAAATCCGATTTGATTTTGATTTTTATCGGTACGGAATTTATCCAAGAGACTTAATTGGTCTACGAGGTGTATTGTTTAGTCCATTTATTCATGAAAATTTAGATCATTTATATAATAATAGTATTCCACTTTTAATACTATTGGCTGCTATGCAGTTCTTTTATCCGAAACAGACTTTGGGTGTCATTGGATATGGAATTTTATTTTCTGGATTAATTACCTGGATTGTCGGACGAGAGAATTTTCATATTGGAGCAAGCGGGTTGATTTATGTTTTGGTGAGCTTTATTTTTTTTAAAGGAATTCAAACTAAATATTATAGATTGGTTGCTCTTTCCTTGACAGTTATTTTACTTTATGGCGGAATGATATGGTATGTTTTTCCAGATGTTGATCAGTCTATTTCTTGGGAAGGGCATTTGGCGGGCCTTATTACTGGATTTGTTTTAAGTTTATTCTATAAAGCTCCGGAATATGCAAAGCCAATTGTTTACGATTGGCAACGTCCCGATTTTGATCCCGACAGCGATCCTTTTATGAAGCATTTTGATGCGAATGGAAATTTTGTTGTTTTTGCGAATGAGGAAGAAGAAGACGATTTAGGATATTTTTTGTCTAGTCATCCAGTAAATTATATTGTGACCAAAAAAGAAGCTCCTGAAGAAGATGTCACTCAATAA
- a CDS encoding replication-associated recombination protein A has product MEAPLAERIRPQKLEDYISQEHLVGPTGSLTQQISKGIIPSLIFWGPPGTGKTTLAQIIAQESKRPFYILSAINSGVKDIRDVIDKAKQSGGLFTAKNPILFIDEIHRFSKSQQDSLLAAVEKGWITLVGATTENPSFEVIPALLSRCQVYVLNAFTKADLEALLERAMKTDAYLLTKKINLKETEALIRISGGDGRKLLNVFELVINASAGDEITITNDRVLELVQQNTVLYDKTGEQHYDIVSAFIKSIRGSDPNGAVYWLARMIEGGEDVKFIARRMLILASEDIGNANPTALIMANNTFQAVTTIGYPESRIILSQCAIYLATSPKSNASYMAIGTAQQLVKQTGDLPVPLHLRNAPTKLMKELGYGDEYKYSHDYANNFAEQEFLPDAIKKTVLYNPGNNSRENSTREFLKNRWKDKYGY; this is encoded by the coding sequence ATGGAAGCACCTTTAGCAGAGCGTATTCGTCCGCAGAAATTAGAAGATTATATAAGCCAAGAGCATTTGGTTGGGCCAACTGGTTCTTTAACACAGCAAATCTCAAAAGGAATAATTCCTTCATTGATTTTCTGGGGACCTCCTGGCACAGGAAAAACAACATTAGCCCAAATTATTGCTCAAGAATCAAAAAGACCTTTTTACATTCTAAGTGCAATAAATTCTGGTGTAAAAGACATTCGTGATGTTATTGATAAAGCCAAACAAAGCGGTGGACTTTTTACTGCTAAAAATCCAATTCTGTTTATTGATGAGATTCATCGATTTAGTAAGTCGCAGCAAGATTCACTTTTGGCTGCTGTCGAAAAAGGTTGGATAACATTGGTTGGCGCTACAACCGAAAACCCAAGTTTTGAAGTGATTCCTGCATTATTGTCACGTTGCCAGGTCTATGTACTAAATGCATTTACAAAAGCCGATTTAGAAGCACTTTTAGAGCGCGCAATGAAAACCGACGCCTATTTACTAACAAAAAAAATAAATTTAAAAGAAACAGAAGCTTTAATACGTATTTCAGGCGGTGACGGTAGAAAACTTCTAAATGTATTTGAACTTGTTATTAACGCTTCTGCAGGTGACGAAATTACAATTACCAACGATCGCGTTTTAGAACTTGTACAGCAAAACACTGTTCTGTATGACAAAACTGGCGAACAACATTACGATATTGTTTCTGCATTTATCAAATCTATTCGTGGCAGCGATCCCAACGGAGCTGTTTATTGGTTGGCAAGAATGATTGAAGGCGGTGAAGATGTAAAATTCATTGCTAGAAGAATGCTGATTCTTGCAAGCGAAGACATTGGCAATGCCAATCCAACTGCACTTATAATGGCCAATAATACTTTTCAAGCCGTTACCACTATCGGATATCCGGAAAGTCGCATCATATTAAGCCAATGCGCAATCTATCTAGCGACTTCACCAAAAAGCAATGCGTCTTATATGGCAATCGGAACTGCACAGCAATTAGTAAAACAAACTGGCGATTTGCCTGTTCCGCTCCATTTGCGAAATGCTCCTACCAAATTAATGAAAGAACTAGGATATGGAGATGAATACAAATACTCGCATGATTATGCAAATAATTTTGCTGAACAAGAGTTTTTGCCAGATGCCATAAAAAAAACGGTTCTTTACAATCCTGGAAACAATTCTAGAGAGAACAGTACCCGCGAATTTTTAAAGAACCGTTGGAAAGATAAATACGGTTATTAA
- a CDS encoding SusD/RagB family nutrient-binding outer membrane lipoprotein codes for MKKIATIITALFLLVSCDETFDINRDPDALPPGQANSTILPAGIAGLAGAQGSYYALIGGFWSQFWTQNTTSNQYKNIDQYSLGTNDFQTAWTAMYDALNDIRTVKKQAEAEGNWNYYLIATVLEVEASQILTDWYDAIPYTEANNPTFLQPKFNTGKETYALMIADLKLALSKDLSSSVGAAPGKDDFIFNGTMSNWTKFGNSLLLKLHLRLTQVDPTLAQSGIKTLIDSGAQFLDVDAAMTQFEDAADRSNPLYETDRRQLNTTLNLRASKTLYLYLQTNGDPRLNKYYGAGVPNNQGDFENGATGLSLVTLYAKTPLYFMSAEESYFLQAEALVRYYGGAGAKEKYDLGVAANFKKYDNTTSVAPITGPVGSPAAFLAAGGKYEFPATGTTAQIEAIITQKWIASFPGNGYESFFEQNRTGFPKESAVPQTDEDYIPGQFAISVENVTSDVFPRRLVLPNTVKTRNPNAPALAKITAPVWWDVN; via the coding sequence ATGAAAAAAATAGCAACAATAATAACAGCACTTTTCTTATTAGTGTCATGTGATGAAACATTTGACATTAATAGAGACCCGGATGCTTTGCCTCCTGGACAAGCTAATAGCACTATTTTGCCTGCAGGTATTGCTGGTCTTGCTGGTGCACAAGGATCATACTATGCTCTAATTGGAGGGTTTTGGTCTCAATTCTGGACACAAAACACTACTTCAAATCAATACAAAAACATTGACCAGTACAGCCTTGGAACAAATGATTTCCAAACTGCATGGACTGCAATGTATGATGCCCTTAACGATATTAGAACTGTAAAAAAACAAGCTGAAGCTGAAGGAAACTGGAACTATTACTTAATTGCTACTGTTCTTGAAGTTGAAGCTTCGCAAATTTTAACAGACTGGTATGATGCAATTCCATATACTGAAGCAAATAATCCAACTTTCTTGCAACCTAAATTCAATACAGGTAAAGAAACTTACGCTTTAATGATTGCTGATTTAAAATTAGCTTTATCTAAAGATCTAAGCTCTTCTGTTGGAGCTGCGCCAGGAAAAGATGATTTTATCTTTAATGGTACAATGTCTAATTGGACAAAATTTGGTAACTCTTTACTATTAAAATTACATCTTAGATTAACACAAGTAGATCCTACATTGGCTCAATCAGGTATTAAAACTTTAATTGATTCTGGTGCACAATTCTTAGATGTTGATGCTGCAATGACTCAATTTGAAGATGCTGCTGACAGAAGTAATCCATTGTATGAAACTGACAGAAGACAGTTAAATACAACATTAAATCTTAGAGCTAGTAAAACTTTATATCTTTATTTACAAACAAATGGAGATCCTCGTTTGAATAAGTATTACGGAGCAGGAGTACCTAATAATCAAGGTGATTTCGAAAATGGAGCTACTGGACTTTCATTAGTAACGTTATATGCAAAAACTCCTTTATATTTCATGAGTGCAGAAGAAAGTTACTTCTTGCAAGCAGAAGCTCTTGTTAGATATTACGGAGGTGCGGGAGCTAAAGAAAAATACGATTTAGGGGTTGCTGCAAACTTCAAGAAATACGACAACACTACTTCTGTTGCTCCAATTACTGGTCCAGTTGGAAGCCCTGCTGCTTTCTTAGCTGCGGGAGGAAAATATGAATTCCCAGCTACAGGAACTACTGCTCAAATTGAAGCAATTATCACTCAAAAATGGATTGCTAGTTTCCCTGGAAACGGTTACGAATCTTTCTTCGAACAAAACAGAACTGGTTTCCCAAAAGAATCAGCTGTTCCTCAGACAGATGAAGATTACATCCCAGGACAATTTGCAATATCTGTTGAGAATGTTACAAGTGATGTTTTCCCTAGAAGACTTGTTTTACCAAATACTGTAAAAACACGTAATCCAAATGCTCCGGCTTTAGCAAAAATAACTGCGCCAGTTTGGTGGGATGTTAACTAA
- the radC gene encoding RadC family protein, which produces MEGGHFAIKNWSDDDKPREKLILKGKDTLSDAELLAILIGSGSRNESAVALSQRILANVGGLNSLAKLSIAQLMKFKGIGEAKAVSIVAALELCARRKSEQANEMLKITSSKKVFDLMQPVIGDLSHEEFWVLFLNNSNSVISKCQLSKGGIGGTTVDVRLIFKLAFEKYATALILCHNHPSGSLIPSDADKQITRKIREAGNKLDVKVLDHVIITELKYYSFVDEGIF; this is translated from the coding sequence ATGGAAGGTGGGCATTTTGCTATAAAAAATTGGTCAGATGATGACAAACCTCGTGAAAAATTAATCCTCAAAGGAAAAGATACTTTAAGTGACGCCGAATTATTAGCTATTCTAATTGGCTCGGGAAGCCGTAACGAATCTGCGGTTGCGTTAAGCCAACGTATTCTAGCTAATGTTGGAGGACTAAACTCACTGGCAAAATTATCTATTGCTCAATTAATGAAATTTAAAGGAATAGGAGAGGCAAAAGCTGTTTCTATAGTTGCTGCACTTGAATTGTGTGCGCGCAGAAAATCAGAGCAAGCTAATGAAATGCTAAAAATCACTTCAAGTAAAAAGGTTTTTGATTTAATGCAGCCTGTAATAGGAGATTTATCTCATGAAGAATTTTGGGTGCTTTTTCTTAATAATTCTAATAGTGTAATTTCTAAGTGTCAATTGAGTAAAGGAGGAATTGGTGGTACAACTGTCGATGTTAGATTGATTTTTAAATTGGCGTTTGAGAAATATGCTACGGCCTTGATTTTGTGCCATAACCATCCTTCTGGAAGTCTGATTCCTAGTGATGCCGATAAACAAATTACTAGAAAGATTCGTGAAGCAGGAAATAAGTTAGATGTTAAAGTTTTGGACCATGTTATTATAACTGAATTAAAATATTATAGTTTTGTAGATGAAGGAATTTTTTAA
- a CDS encoding DUF5011 domain-containing protein, producing MKKIYISLMIVSGLLFTSCETDSTDNVSRVTAYANLTMHGDALVVLTQGDTYTEAGVEAEADGKALEVKIDGAVDTSKPTVYKIKYSATNSDGFPASLTRTIVVLSNKPTTIDLTGTFFRNSNPNVVTKLDGYAGRKYICDNATGYNVATDNLTMEFYNIDDKQVYAPYNPSASESGISAESNIGTITDKNNWKWVIYASAVFGTADRIFKR from the coding sequence ATGAAAAAAATATATATATCCCTAATGATAGTCTCAGGACTATTGTTTACTTCATGCGAAACAGATTCTACTGACAATGTTTCAAGAGTAACAGCTTATGCTAACCTGACTATGCATGGAGACGCTCTTGTTGTTCTTACTCAAGGAGATACATACACAGAAGCTGGAGTAGAAGCTGAAGCTGACGGAAAAGCTCTTGAAGTGAAAATCGATGGTGCAGTAGATACTAGTAAACCAACTGTTTACAAAATTAAATACTCTGCTACAAATAGTGATGGTTTCCCTGCTTCCTTAACTCGTACAATAGTAGTTTTGAGTAACAAACCAACTACAATTGATTTGACTGGTACTTTCTTTAGAAATAGTAACCCTAACGTGGTAACTAAACTAGACGGATACGCGGGAAGAAAATATATCTGCGATAATGCAACAGGTTACAATGTTGCTACAGATAATTTAACTATGGAATTCTACAATATAGATGACAAACAGGTTTATGCTCCTTACAATCCAAGTGCTTCTGAATCGGGAATATCTGCAGAAAGCAACATAGGAACTATTACTGACAAAAACAACTGGAAATGGGTTATCTATGCTTCAGCAGTATTTGGAACAGCAGACAGAATATTTAAACGATAA
- a CDS encoding UDP-N-acetylmuramate--L-alanine ligase — translation MKTHFIAIGGSAMHNLALALHNKGYQVTGSDDAIFEPSKSRLEKKGILPAEMGWFPEKITSDIDAIILGMHAKADNPELLKAQELGLKIYSYPEFLYEQSKNKTRVVIGGSHGKTTITSMILHVMHYHNIAVDYMVGAQLEGFDTMVHLTEENDFMVLEGDEYLSSPIDRRPKFHLYQPNIALISGIAWDHINVFPTYENYVEQFEIFIEKITNGGILVYNENDPEVKRVSEAATNPIRKIAYSTPEYSVSDGVTLLKTPEGDMPIEVFGAHNLNNLAGAKWICQNMGVDEEDFYEAIASFKGASKRLEKIAEGKGKVAYKDFAHSPSKVAATTKAVKEQYPNRTLVACLELHTYSSLNAEFLKEYEGALEYADVAVVFYSPDAVKIKQLEEVTYEQIATAFNRKDLIIYTNPAEFKEYLFNLNLDNSALLLMSSGNYGGLNFDEVKGLIN, via the coding sequence ATGAAAACACATTTCATCGCAATTGGCGGAAGCGCTATGCACAATCTGGCATTAGCATTACATAATAAAGGATATCAAGTTACAGGAAGTGACGATGCTATTTTTGAACCTTCAAAATCAAGATTAGAGAAAAAAGGAATTCTTCCTGCAGAAATGGGTTGGTTTCCAGAAAAAATCACTTCAGATATTGATGCGATTATTTTAGGAATGCATGCCAAAGCAGATAATCCGGAGTTGCTAAAAGCGCAAGAATTAGGTCTAAAAATCTACTCTTATCCTGAATTTTTATACGAGCAATCTAAAAATAAAACGCGTGTTGTAATTGGTGGTTCTCACGGGAAAACAACAATTACTTCGATGATTCTTCATGTAATGCATTATCATAATATTGCTGTTGATTATATGGTTGGTGCGCAATTAGAAGGTTTCGATACTATGGTTCATTTAACTGAAGAAAATGATTTTATGGTTTTGGAAGGCGATGAATATTTATCTTCACCAATTGACAGACGTCCTAAATTTCATTTATACCAGCCAAATATTGCTTTGATTTCTGGAATTGCTTGGGATCATATTAATGTTTTTCCAACGTATGAAAACTATGTCGAGCAGTTTGAGATTTTCATTGAAAAAATTACAAATGGCGGAATTTTAGTTTATAACGAAAATGATCCAGAGGTAAAACGTGTTTCTGAAGCGGCAACTAATCCGATTAGAAAAATAGCTTATTCAACACCAGAATATTCGGTTAGTGATGGAGTAACTTTATTAAAAACTCCTGAAGGCGATATGCCGATTGAAGTTTTTGGAGCACATAACTTAAATAATCTTGCAGGTGCGAAATGGATCTGCCAAAATATGGGTGTTGATGAAGAAGATTTCTACGAGGCAATTGCTAGCTTTAAAGGAGCATCTAAACGTTTAGAAAAAATCGCTGAAGGAAAAGGAAAAGTCGCTTATAAAGATTTCGCACATTCACCAAGTAAAGTAGCTGCAACAACAAAAGCTGTAAAAGAGCAATATCCGAACAGAACTTTGGTTGCTTGTTTAGAGTTGCATACTTATAGTAGTCTAAATGCTGAGTTTTTAAAAGAGTACGAAGGTGCCTTAGAATATGCTGATGTTGCAGTTGTTTTCTATTCGCCAGATGCGGTAAAAATTAAGCAATTGGAAGAAGTGACTTATGAGCAAATAGCGACTGCGTTCAATAGAAAAGATTTAATCATTTATACCAATCCAGCTGAATTTAAAGAATATTTATTCAATTTGAATTTAGATAATTCTGCACTTTTATTAATGAGTTCAGGAAACTACGGAGGTTTAAATTTTGATGAGGTAAAAGGTTTGATTAATTAG
- a CDS encoding lipid-binding protein: MKKLKLNITRVLVAMLVLTSFVACDEVGDTDPGGTSVESMSGDWFITLTDSDGKLVVANAIHETYNTAANDNTMWIDDVKHGYWIKCKVTVDVKAGTFTATSADNLLDGSKVTITNGKIEKGAATSKGGHKVDKISFRAHFDYDPAGYDILYEGHKRTGFYEDEY; encoded by the coding sequence ATGAAAAAATTAAAACTAAATATAACACGTGTACTTGTAGCAATGCTTGTACTTACGTCATTTGTAGCTTGTGATGAAGTTGGAGATACAGATCCAGGAGGAACATCTGTAGAATCTATGTCAGGTGACTGGTTCATAACACTTACAGATAGTGATGGAAAATTGGTTGTAGCTAACGCAATACATGAAACTTATAATACTGCAGCTAATGACAATACAATGTGGATTGATGATGTAAAACACGGATATTGGATTAAATGTAAAGTAACTGTTGATGTTAAGGCAGGTACTTTCACAGCTACTTCTGCAGACAACCTATTAGATGGATCTAAAGTTACTATTACAAATGGAAAAATTGAAAAGGGAGCTGCAACATCAAAAGGTGGACATAAAGTAGACAAAATCTCATTCAGAGCTCATTTTGATTATGACCCAGCTGGATATGATATTCTTTATGAAGGTCACAAAAGAACTGGTTTCTACGAAGACGAATACTAG
- a CDS encoding YjjG family noncanonical pyrimidine nucleotidase produces the protein MNTNITDIFFDLDHTLWDFDKNSEMAFDRIFKSKHQEIVTQDFIKEYIPINQECWRLYQNDKITHQELRFNRLKFSFDALNYVISEENILEIANDYIEFLTDNNYLFDGAIEVLEYLKPKYKLHIITNGFAQVQEKKINNASLGGYFSTITNSELAGVKKPNSIIFDYALNLAKTSKENSIMIGDDFEADVNGALNAGLDAIFFNEKKKAVSGNYKQINHLLELKKYL, from the coding sequence ATGAACACCAATATTACCGACATTTTTTTTGATTTAGATCATACGCTTTGGGATTTTGATAAAAACTCAGAAATGGCTTTCGATCGTATTTTTAAAAGTAAACACCAAGAAATCGTTACTCAAGATTTTATTAAAGAATATATTCCGATTAATCAAGAATGCTGGAGATTGTATCAGAATGATAAAATTACACATCAGGAATTACGCTTTAATCGTTTGAAGTTTTCTTTCGATGCTTTGAATTATGTTATTTCCGAAGAAAATATTTTGGAAATAGCTAATGATTATATCGAGTTCTTGACAGATAACAATTATCTTTTTGACGGGGCAATTGAAGTTTTGGAGTATTTAAAGCCAAAATATAAGCTTCATATCATCACCAACGGATTTGCTCAAGTACAGGAAAAGAAAATTAATAATGCTTCGCTTGGAGGGTATTTTAGTACGATTACAAATTCGGAATTAGCAGGTGTAAAAAAGCCAAATAGTATTATATTTGATTATGCATTAAATTTGGCAAAAACTTCAAAAGAAAACAGTATTATGATTGGCGACGATTTTGAAGCAGATGTAAACGGAGCTTTGAATGCTGGTCTAGATGCTATTTTCTTTAATGAGAAAAAAAAGGCCGTTTCTGGAAATTATAAACAAATTAACCATTTATTAGAACTAAAAAAATATTTATAA
- the rlmB gene encoding 23S rRNA (guanosine(2251)-2'-O)-methyltransferase RlmB — protein sequence MEKEHQIFGIRAIIEAIQAGKEVDKVFIQKEISSELMKDLMKVMKRANVNFSYVPVEKLNRLTPNNHQGAVATISPIGFIDLEHLVESTMESGKSPLFLILDQISDARNFGAIIRTAECTGVNGIIVQKAGSAPVNGDTVKTSAGAVFNVPICKVEHIKDAIFYLQGSGIKTVAATEKTDQNIYDVSLSEPLAIIMGSEDRGINPSVLKIVDEKAKLPMFGSIGSLNVSVACGAFLYEAVRQRT from the coding sequence ATGGAAAAAGAACATCAAATATTTGGCATTAGAGCCATCATAGAAGCAATTCAGGCAGGAAAAGAAGTAGACAAAGTTTTCATACAGAAAGAAATTTCTAGTGAGCTTATGAAAGATCTAATGAAGGTAATGAAACGTGCAAACGTTAACTTTTCTTATGTGCCTGTAGAAAAACTAAACCGTCTTACTCCAAATAATCATCAAGGTGCTGTAGCTACCATCTCTCCTATTGGCTTTATAGATTTAGAACATCTAGTTGAATCTACGATGGAGTCAGGCAAAAGCCCACTTTTTCTTATCTTGGATCAGATATCAGACGCTAGAAATTTTGGCGCTATTATTAGAACTGCAGAATGTACTGGTGTAAACGGAATCATTGTACAAAAAGCAGGCTCTGCCCCAGTAAATGGCGATACAGTTAAAACTTCTGCTGGAGCAGTTTTTAATGTGCCTATTTGCAAAGTTGAACACATCAAAGATGCTATCTTTTATCTACAAGGTTCTGGAATAAAAACGGTTGCTGCGACCGAAAAAACAGATCAAAACATATACGATGTATCACTTTCAGAGCCATTAGCCATTATTATGGGATCTGAAGATCGCGGAATAAATCCTTCTGTTTTAAAAATAGTTGACGAAAAGGCAAAACTTCCAATGTTTGGATCAATCGGGTCATTAAACGTGTCTGTTGCCTGTGGTGCTTTTCTATATGAAGCTGTTCGACAAAGAACCTAA
- a CDS encoding DUF2490 domain-containing protein, producing the protein MLSKSNSNLKIIVLRCLFVILLITNSYGQNTTYNQFWNEIQFNQTLSKKWATEIDFAAAFSSTDSSPNIFENTIQRSIRGWGHYYFSPRWKFSAFIAYFNNRDVPEIGQFESPETRFALQGIYYFHKTGYTLSTRMRTEFRHMKNKDDDYENVFRYRQQVKYIQPINSKFLRSGVVYAIASDEVYFKSGANVTGESFFDRNRFNIGAGYLFSDDFQVELTYCNEYLPRNNGNQTTNAASLTISFNNLFRNLKKKIDAKKNPPVKDED; encoded by the coding sequence ATGCTTTCAAAATCTAATTCAAATTTAAAAATCATAGTCCTCCGATGTCTGTTTGTAATTTTACTAATTACAAACAGCTACGGACAAAATACTACATATAATCAGTTTTGGAATGAAATTCAGTTTAACCAAACTTTAAGTAAAAAATGGGCTACTGAAATAGACTTTGCGGCTGCTTTCAGTAGTACCGACTCATCACCAAACATATTCGAAAATACCATACAAAGATCCATTAGAGGCTGGGGACATTATTATTTTTCTCCAAGATGGAAATTTTCTGCTTTTATAGCATATTTCAACAATAGAGATGTTCCTGAAATAGGTCAATTTGAGTCTCCCGAGACACGATTTGCTCTTCAAGGAATTTACTATTTTCATAAAACTGGATATACTTTAAGTACAAGAATGCGTACTGAATTCCGTCATATGAAAAATAAAGATGATGATTACGAAAATGTTTTTAGATATCGTCAACAAGTTAAGTATATACAGCCTATTAACAGTAAATTCTTAAGAAGCGGAGTTGTATATGCGATTGCATCAGACGAAGTTTATTTTAAGTCTGGAGCCAATGTTACAGGAGAAAGTTTCTTTGACCGAAATCGTTTCAATATTGGAGCAGGCTATTTGTTTTCAGATGACTTTCAAGTAGAATTAACTTATTGCAACGAATATCTTCCACGAAACAACGGAAATCAAACAACTAATGCGGCATCGCTTACAATAAGTTTCAATAATCTTTTTCGAAATCTTAAAAAGAAAATTGATGCTAAAAAAAATCCTCCAGTAAAAGACGAAGATTAA